The genomic interval CCGTCTCCTCGCCGATCATGACCCAGTAGGCCTCGATGTGCGGGAAGTTGTCGAGGAGGAGTCGCGAGGCCGCGATCGTGCGGAGATCGTCCGTCGGCGGAGTCTGGCGCGGCACGAGCTTTGTCGTCCCGACCTGGTACGCGAGGGGAATGAAGGTGAGGAAGCCTCCGCTCTTGTCCTGCTGCTCGCGCAGGCGCACGAGGTGCTCGACCCGCTCGGCCATGGTCTCGATGTGGCCATAGAGCATGGTCGCGTTGGTCTTGATCCCGAGGGAATGGGCGATGCCGTGGATCTCGAGCCAGCGGTCGGCGTCCGCCTTGCCGGTGTAGTGCAGCGCCTTCTGGAGGCGCGGTGAAAAGATCTCGGCGCCGCCACCCGGCATGGAGCGGAGCCCCGCCTTCTTGAGCCGCGTCAGGGCCTCGCGGGGCTCGATCTTCCAGCGCCGCCAGAGGTAGTCGATTTCGGCGGCCGTGAAGGCCTTGATCTGAGTCTCGGGGCGGGCGGCGTGGATGGCCCCGATCATCCGCTCGTAGTAGTCGAAGGGCCAGTCCGGATGGTGGCCGCCGACGATGTGCGCCTCGCGCGTGCCCGGCTTGATCATCTCGAGCACGTCCTCGATGGAGTTCTCGAAAGCGCCGTCTTCGCCCTTCTTTCGCGCGAAGTCGCAGAAGGAGCACGACAGGACGCAGATGTTGGTCGGGTTGACGTAACGGTTCATCACGAAGAAGACCTGCTCGCCGTGCAGCCGCGACTTGGCGAAGTCCGCCATGCGGCCGAGGCCGTGGAGGTCTTCGGTTTCGAACAGCGCGAGGCCGTCTTCCGGAGAAAGACGGATGTTGTTCCGCACCTTCTCCCAGATGGCCAGGAGACGGCGGTCGCGGAGCAAGGGGGGCGCGGCGACGGCAACAGCCATGCATTCCTCCAGCAAAGGTGGTAGACCGGGCAGTCGCTCCGATTCTAAGTGGCGCCCCCGGTGGCTGTCAACGATTCCCGTCCCCCGGGCGTGGGCGGCTACTTGATGGCGCCGACGGTGAAACCGGCGATGAAGCGGTCGAGGAAGAAGTTGTAGAGGACGGCCAGCGGCACGCTGGTGATGAGGCACGCGGCCATCAGCGAGCCCCAGTAGTAGACGTCGCCGCGCACGAGCGCCACGGGCACACCCACGCTGACCGTCATCCTCTCGACGGATGAGATGAAGGTCAGGCTGTAGACGAACTCCTGGATCGTGAGCGTGAGCGCGAAGATCACGATGGTCAGAAGCCCCGGCACCGCCAGCGGCAGTACCACGCGCGCGATCGCGCCGAGCCGGCTGCAGCCGTCCACCATGGCCGACTCTTCCACCTCCTTTGGCAGCGTCTTGAAGAAGCCCATGAGGAGCCAGGTGCAGAACGGCACCGTGAAGGTCGGGTAGATCAGCACGAGCGCCCAGAGCTGGTTCTGGAGCCCGAGCATGGCCACGAGCCGCGAGAACGGGATGAAGAGCAGCGTCGAGGGCACGAGGTATGTCAGGAAGATGCCGATGCTGAGGCGCTCGCCCCAGCGCCCCGTCAGCCGCGCGAGGCTGTAGGCCGCCGGCACGGCGAGGACGAGGGTGATGGCGACAACGAGCGCCCCAACCCAGAGCGTGTTGAAGAGCCAGGTCGGGAAGAGCGTGCTCTCGAAGAGAATCTGCAGGTGCTCGAGGGTCGGCGGCTGATTGAAGATGAAGGGATTGTGGGCCGTGTTCGAGGCGCCGACATAGAGGTCGCTGTTCTGTTTGAAAGAGGTGATGAGCATCCAGTAGAAGGGAAAGACCGCGAAGGCCGTGGAGCCGAGAATCAGGACACGATGGCCCACGAGAGCGAGCGCGCGCCGTAGGGGCCCGCGCCGCATGCTACGTCACCTCCGCCCGCCGCGAGACGCGCAGCATCATGACCGCCATCACGACGAGCAGCGGCACCAGGAAGATGGCGACCGCCGCGCCCCGCCCGACGTCGCCACCCAGTACACCCTCCTGGTAGGCCAGGCTCGCGAGCACGTGGGTGCTGTTGTACGGGCCGCCCCGGGTGAGCAGGTAGACCACGTTCATATCGGTGAAGGTGAAGACCACGCCGAAGAGGACGGCCACGGTCAAGATCGGCGTCATCATCGGGAGAGTGATCTGGAAAGCCTTGGCAACCGGCCCCGCACCGTCGATGTCGGCGGCCTCGTGGACCTCGGCCGGGATGGAGCTCAGCCCGGCCAGGAGGATGACGGTCGAGAAGGGCAGCAGCCGCCAGACGTGGACCGTGATGATGGCGACCATGCCGAGGGTGGGGTCGCCGAGCCAGTAGTACCGCTGGCCCGGGCCCAGCAAGCCCGTGACCTTGAGCATCCAGTTGATCACGCTGAAGGTCGAGTCGAAGATCCAGAGCCAACCGAGGGTGGCCAGCGAGATCGGCGCCGCCCAGGGCATGAGGATCAGGAAGCGCACCAGGAACTTGCCGCGAAACTTCTTGAGGAGCGCGCGGGCCAGGATATTGCCGAGGAATATCACCAGCAGCTGCGAGACGAACGTGAAGATGAAGGTGTTCTTGAGCGCCCGCAGAAAGACCGCGCTGGTGGCCACGCTCTTGAAGTTCTGAAGCCCGACGAAGGAGAAATCCAGGCTCCCGGCGGAAGAGTTGGTCAGGCTCAGGAAGAGCGCCAGCAGGAAGGGCAGGGCGACCAGCAGCATGATGTAGATCAGCGCGGGCGCCAGCAGGAGCTTCCCGAGCCTTCGGTCGCGGGGCGAGAGGCTGTCCGTGGCCTTGGCCGCGGGTGGGGCGAGAGCGACTTCCGCGGTGGTCATGTCCTCCTGTCACAGACGGGCCGGCAGGGGGCGCGAGGGCGCCCGCCTGCCGGCCGGGGTGCTGTTCGGGTTGGGCGGGACTACCGGTCCTTCGAGCCTCCGGGCACCATGCCCTTCTTGCGCCACTTGTTGAAGATCTCCTTGGTGCGGTTGCTAGCCTCCGTCATGGCGTCCTTGGGAGACAGCGTGCCCGTGGCCCCCTTAGCGAACATGTCCGTGATCACATAGGTATCGAAGATCTCGCCCTCTGCCGGGTTGGCGAAGCCCGGATAACCCAGGTTGGTGGACCAGGGCTGGGACTTCGCGAGCAGCGCCAGCTTGTCCGCCGGCTTGGAGCCGAACGGATCGTTGTTGCACTGCTTGGCGATCCAGGCGGCGCCGGACTCGATCTTCTTGTTCATCGCGGTGCCGGGATCGGCGGCCGCGCCGTAGAACGACGGGAAGTTGTAGAGCTGGCTCCCGAGCATGGACTCCCTTGACGCGTCGATCAGGGCGACCAGGAACTCCTTTGCGGTCTCCTGGCTCTTGGAGAACTTCCAAACGACATAGCCGCTCATGACGTGCTCGGAGGCCAGCATGATGCCGGTCGGCCCCTTGAGCGCCGGAACGAAGAAGTAGTGCTCGAGCACCGGCAGGTTGTTGGCCTGGGCCGTTCGATACGCGGAGATGGAGTTCAGGATGTAGGACGTCTCCTGAGCGTTGAAGGCCTGGTTGTTGGAGGCCGCGTTCCAGGAGAGGACCGCCTGCGTCATGCCGACCGAGTACAGGCGCTTGGCGTACTCGAGCGCTGCCAGGGTCTCGGGCGAGTTGAGCACCACGTTGGCGTCCTTGTCCTGGATCGCGCCGCCGTGGCACCAGAGCATGTTGCGGACGGCCATGTTCGAGTCGATGTCCTGGCTGAGGCCGATCCCGATCGGGATCTGCATCTGCGGGAACTTCTTCTTGATCTCGGGTGCCGCCTTGACGAGGTCCTCGTACGTCACCGGGCCGTTGGGCTGCCCGATGTCGGTCCAGATCTTCTTGTGGTAGTTCCCGGGGTCGGGCACCCACATGTCGGACACGGCGAACTGCTTCTTCGTGAAGGGGTTGTAGGTGCTGCGGTACGCGAGGTCAACCTGCTTGCCGTACTTCTTGTCGAGCGTCCCGACCACGTCCTTGAGGTCGATGACGTGCTCCTCGAACGCGCTGGCCAGGCCGATGAACATGTGAATGTCGTGGCCGGACTGAGCGGCGACCTCGGCCGTGGCCCGGGGCACCACGTCGGCGAAGCCCACGTGGTCCACCGTCACCTCGATGCCGCGCTTGGCGCCCCACTCCTTGGCGAACGGGTCGAACCACTTGTCGTAGGACGGGACGAAGTGGCTCCACTGAAGGATCTTCAGGGTCTTGTCGGCCGCTCCCGCACCGCGCGTGAAGATTGTCGGCCCGGCCGCCGTGGCCGCGACACCCGCCGCGACGAGCTTGCCGCCCCTCATGATGAACTGACGACGAGTTTGCATACCCGCCGCCATTGGTGTGTGCTCAAGGGTGTGTGCTCGAGCGCTCCCCCCAGGTACCGATCCGGCCCCGCGGGTGAAGAATATCACAAGTTTATGCCCCCTCCGGCACCATGTTATTCTTGCGACCCGTGAATGGTCACGACGGCGTGTTCTTCGAAGATCTCAAGATCGGCCAGGAGTTCACCTCGCCCGGGCGCACCGTCACCGAGGCCGACATAGTCATCTTCGCCGGGCTCAGCGGCGACTACAACGTGCTCCACACCGACGCCGAGCACATGAAGTCCTCCATCTTCGGCGAGCGGATTGCCCACGGGCTCCTCGGCTTGAGCATCCAGCAGGGCCTGGCGTCCCGCGGGGAGCCGGCAGCCGCGCACGGCCCTCTCAGCGCCCTCAGGTGGAAGTTCAAGGGCCCGATCAAGATCGGCGATACCGTCCACGTCCTTTCGCGCATCGCCGCCAAGAGGGACGGGCCCGACGCGCGCCGCGGCCTCGTCACGATGGTGCGGCGGCTCGTCAACCAGCGGGGCGAAGTCGTGCAGGAAGGCGAGACCGAGTACGTGGTGGAGCGCCGCAAGCCGTGAGCGGAGCCGCCGTCGCGCCGGCGCAGTGCTACTTCGAGGACGTGGAGAAGGGTGTGCCGCTCGAGACCCCCGGGATGACGCTCACCGCCGCCCACATGACCCTCTTCGCAGGCGTCACTGGGGATGCCGCGCTCCGGGATCCGGACGCCGTCCCCGATCTTCTCCCGCTCTGCTTGTCCTCGGGCCTAAGTTGGCGCGTGCCGCGGCGGCCGCTGGCCGTGCTGGCCTTCATGGGCTTCGAGTGGCGCTTCCTCGAGCCGGTCAGAGTCGGCGACACCATCCACAGCGTCTCCCGGACGCTGACCAAGCGGAGCATGCGCGAGGGCGGGGTGGTCATCGAGGAGCGCCGCATCGTGAACCAGCGCGGCGAGACGGTGCAGTCGGGCAAGCTGACGCTGCTCGTCGCGCGCCGGCCGGTCGCATGATGGGGACGCAGCTGCGGGTCCTCATCCTCACGGCCTCGTACGGCTCGGGGCACGCCCGCGCCGCCGGCGTTCTCGCCGACGAGTTCCGCCGGGCCGGAGCGCTCCCGACGGTCGTCGACCACTTCCGTGACCTCGTCCACCCGAAGTTCGACAAGTGGAGCCGCTCGCTCTACTACAGCATCCTCCGCCGGGCTCCCGCCCTCTGGGGCGGGGCCTATTGGTTGGGCGATCAGATCAGCGTCTCGTCGCCGTTCATGCTGGGGTTCAACCGGGTCGGCGCGCGGAAGCTCCGCCGGCTCCTGCGCGCGCAGCGGTTCGACCAGGCGGTCTCGGTGCAACCGACGCCCGCGGCGGCGCTCTCGTATCTTCGCTCGCGCGGCGAGCCGACCCCGCCGCACACCACGGTCTTCACCGACTTCGTCGCGCACACGCAGTGGATCCACCCGCATGTGGACCGCTACTGCGTGCCCGCCGAGGAGATCGCCCACGAGCTGACGGCCAAGGGCCTGCCACGGGAGGGTGTGGTCGTGACCGGCATCCCGGTGGCGCGCGAGTTTCTCCAGCAGCCCGACCGCGCCGCCGCGCGCCTGGCGCTGGGGCTCTCGCCCCGGC from Candidatus Methylomirabilota bacterium carries:
- the mqnE gene encoding aminofutalosine synthase MqnE; amino-acid sequence: MAVAVAAPPLLRDRRLLAIWEKVRNNIRLSPEDGLALFETEDLHGLGRMADFAKSRLHGEQVFFVMNRYVNPTNICVLSCSFCDFARKKGEDGAFENSIEDVLEMIKPGTREAHIVGGHHPDWPFDYYERMIGAIHAARPETQIKAFTAAEIDYLWRRWKIEPREALTRLKKAGLRSMPGGGAEIFSPRLQKALHYTGKADADRWLEIHGIAHSLGIKTNATMLYGHIETMAERVEHLVRLREQQDKSGGFLTFIPLAYQVGTTKLVPRQTPPTDDLRTIAASRLLLDNFPHIEAYWVMIGEETASVALNFGASDVNGTLEDEKIAHMAQAESPAGLAQEQILRMIRDAGKVAVERDALYNVVKVWN
- a CDS encoding carbohydrate ABC transporter permease — encoded protein: MRRGPLRRALALVGHRVLILGSTAFAVFPFYWMLITSFKQNSDLYVGASNTAHNPFIFNQPPTLEHLQILFESTLFPTWLFNTLWVGALVVAITLVLAVPAAYSLARLTGRWGERLSIGIFLTYLVPSTLLFIPFSRLVAMLGLQNQLWALVLIYPTFTVPFCTWLLMGFFKTLPKEVEESAMVDGCSRLGAIARVVLPLAVPGLLTIVIFALTLTIQEFVYSLTFISSVERMTVSVGVPVALVRGDVYYWGSLMAACLITSVPLAVLYNFFLDRFIAGFTVGAIK
- a CDS encoding sugar ABC transporter permease, with the translated sequence MTTAEVALAPPAAKATDSLSPRDRRLGKLLLAPALIYIMLLVALPFLLALFLSLTNSSAGSLDFSFVGLQNFKSVATSAVFLRALKNTFIFTFVSQLLVIFLGNILARALLKKFRGKFLVRFLILMPWAAPISLATLGWLWIFDSTFSVINWMLKVTGLLGPGQRYYWLGDPTLGMVAIITVHVWRLLPFSTVILLAGLSSIPAEVHEAADIDGAGPVAKAFQITLPMMTPILTVAVLFGVVFTFTDMNVVYLLTRGGPYNSTHVLASLAYQEGVLGGDVGRGAAVAIFLVPLLVVMAVMMLRVSRRAEVT
- a CDS encoding ABC transporter substrate-binding protein — its product is MQTRRQFIMRGGKLVAAGVAATAAGPTIFTRGAGAADKTLKILQWSHFVPSYDKWFDPFAKEWGAKRGIEVTVDHVGFADVVPRATAEVAAQSGHDIHMFIGLASAFEEHVIDLKDVVGTLDKKYGKQVDLAYRSTYNPFTKKQFAVSDMWVPDPGNYHKKIWTDIGQPNGPVTYEDLVKAAPEIKKKFPQMQIPIGIGLSQDIDSNMAVRNMLWCHGGAIQDKDANVVLNSPETLAALEYAKRLYSVGMTQAVLSWNAASNNQAFNAQETSYILNSISAYRTAQANNLPVLEHYFFVPALKGPTGIMLASEHVMSGYVVWKFSKSQETAKEFLVALIDASRESMLGSQLYNFPSFYGAAADPGTAMNKKIESGAAWIAKQCNNDPFGSKPADKLALLAKSQPWSTNLGYPGFANPAEGEIFDTYVITDMFAKGATGTLSPKDAMTEASNRTKEIFNKWRKKGMVPGGSKDR
- a CDS encoding MaoC/PaaZ C-terminal domain-containing protein — encoded protein: MFFEDLKIGQEFTSPGRTVTEADIVIFAGLSGDYNVLHTDAEHMKSSIFGERIAHGLLGLSIQQGLASRGEPAAAHGPLSALRWKFKGPIKIGDTVHVLSRIAAKRDGPDARRGLVTMVRRLVNQRGEVVQEGETEYVVERRKP
- a CDS encoding glycosyltransferase — translated: MMGTQLRVLILTASYGSGHARAAGVLADEFRRAGALPTVVDHFRDLVHPKFDKWSRSLYYSILRRAPALWGGAYWLGDQISVSSPFMLGFNRVGARKLRRLLRAQRFDQAVSVQPTPAAALSYLRSRGEPTPPHTTVFTDFVAHTQWIHPHVDRYCVPAEEIAHELTAKGLPREGVVVTGIPVAREFLQQPDRAAARLALGLSPRLPVLLFMDGSGGGFGRLEEAARAVLDMEQSFQAVFVAGHERGLEGRLRRLADGREHRVKVFGFVDHIRELMAAADFLVTKAGGLTLAEALAAELPVICFGSLPGQEARNERFAAMTGVGLVAGSGAQLQRVIAAALRDPVLLRDIRERIGLYRRPRAAQDIVGLVLGDQRLARERAS